One Prunus dulcis chromosome 7, ALMONDv2, whole genome shotgun sequence DNA segment encodes these proteins:
- the LOC117634138 gene encoding pentatricopeptide repeat-containing protein At4g17616, translating into MALIVTKEFLMLNHFIKRRPLCFCVASAIRRTALISNYDRESVLSRKIEKPVVSSVRYEQHQISSTRDFCASVQPERLCWEGSSHAIMLKRLKKALKEQQVNEAWESFIDFKRLHGFPEDFIIRKLITELCYSSDPHWLLKACDIVLVILKERSDILQSDILAKLSLSLARSQMPKPATMILRILLEKQNLPPMNVLCLVVLHMVKTQVGTDLASNFLVQICHCFQRFSVNKSIHAKLVKPNTMIFNLVLDACVRFKLSFKGQQIMELMPQTGVVADAHSIIIIAQIHELNGQRDEIQKYKSHIDQVSAPFMQHYRHFYDSLLSLHFKFNDIEAATELVLQMCDYHESLPIQRDRKISQRSYLVPIGSHNLKSGLNMQILPELLLCDSVLKIEGKQELVLYWNGKLVLSNRALAKLINGYKKGGDTCKLSEILLKIQKELCSLRGSRLCSDVIDACINLGWLETAHDLLDDMDAAGAPMGLTAFMSLLEAYYRGKMFLEAKALLKQMRKAGFLSSLSDEMVVSKCQPILDTSSTCTNVSSLTSKSDLANALVQEMRDEKDASVVYQFNSSINFFCKAKMMDDALKTYRRMQEMKIQPTEQTFTYLLYGYSSLGMIRTITILWGDIKRNMESGNLVVSRDLYEYLLLNFLHGGYFERVMEIIDLMKEHGMYTDKWLYRSEFVKLHKNLYRNLKASEARTEAQRKRIKYVERFRKWAGVD; encoded by the coding sequence ATGGCACTAATAGTGACAAAAGAGTTTCTAATGCTTAACCACTTCATCAAGAGGCGtcctttgtgtttttgtgtggCTTCAGCTATTCGGAGGACTGCCTTAATATCAAATTACGACAGAGAATCAGTTCTGAgtagaaaaattgaaaagcctGTGGTATCAAGTGTAAGATATGAACAGCATCAAATTTCATCTACCCGAGATTTTTGTGCTAGCGTTCAGCCTGAAAGGCTATGCTGGGAAGGTTCCTCTCATGCAATTATGTTGAAAAGGCTCAAAAAAGCCTTGAAGGAACAACAAGTGAATGAAGCATGGGAGTCctttattgattttaaaaGGTTGCATGGCTTTCCTGAGGATTTTATTATCCGTAAGCTAATCACTGAACTGTGCTATTCGTCTGACCCTCACTGGCTACTAAAAGCATGTGATATAGTCTTGGTTATTTTGAAAGAGCGATCAGACATACTACAGTCTGATATCCTGGCAAAGCTCTCCCTCTCCTTAGCGCGAAGTCAAATGCCTAAACCTGCTACAATGATTCTTAGAATACTACTGGAGAAACAGAACTTGCCCCCCATGAATGTATTGTGCTTGGTTGTTCTGCATATGGTAAAGACTCAGGTTGGGACAGACCTTGCATCCAATTTCTTAGTTCAGATTTGTCATTGTTTCCAACGCTTCAGTGTAAACAAGAGCATCCATGCAAAGCTGGTGAAGCCTAATACAATGATTTTTAACCTTGTCCTTGATGCTTGTGTGAGgtttaaattatcattcaaagGCCAACAAATTATGGAATTGATGCCTCAAACAGGAGTTGTTGCTGATGCACACTCTATTATCATTATTGCCCAGATCCATGAGCTGAATGGCCAGAGAGACGAGATCCAGAAATATAAAAGTCACATTGATCAAGTTTCAGCTCCGTTTATGCAACATTATCGGCATTTCTATGATAGTTTGTTGAGCTTACATTTCAAGTTTAATGACATTGAGGCGGCCACTGAGCTTGTTTTACAAATGTGTGACTACCATGAGTCTCTTCCTATTCAAAGAGACAGAAAGATTTCACAGAGGTCTTATCTTGTTCCAATTGGATCTCATAATCTCAAGTCTGGGTTGAATATGCAGATTTTGCCTGAGCTGCTGCTGTGCGATTCTGTCCTCAAAATAGAGGGTAAGCAAGAGCTTGTTCTTTATTGGAATGGGAAACTTGTCCTTAGTAACAGGGCTCTAGCCAAGCTCATAAATGGATACAAAAAGGGCGGGGATACTTGCAAgctttcagaaattttactTAAAATACAAAAGGAGTTATGTTCATTAAGAGGATCTCGTTTGTGTTCTGATGTGATTGATGCTTGCATTAATTTAGGTTGGCTAGAAACTGCTCATGACCTTTTGGATGATATGGATGCAGCTGGGGCTCCCATGGGCCTTACTGCTTTTATGTCACTCTTGGAAGCCTATTACAGAGGAAAGATGTTTCTGGAAGCAAAAGCTTTGCTTAAACAAATGAGGAAGGCtggttttctttcaagtttATCTGATGAGATGGTTGTCTCAAAATGTCAACCAATACTAGATACAAGTTCCACATGTACAAATGTTTCAAGCTTGACCAGTAAATCAGATCTGGCAAATGCTTTGGTTCAGGAAATGAGAGATGAGAAGGATGCTTCTGTGGTTTACCAGTTCAATTCTTCCATCAACTTTTTCTGCAAGGCCAAAATGATGGATGATGCTTTGAAGACATACAGAAGAATGCAAGAGATGAAAATTCAACCCACTGAGCAAACATTTACCTATCTGTTATATGGGTATTCTTCTCTGGGAATGATTCGTACTATCACGATCTTGTGGGGGGACATTAAGAggaatatggagagtggaaaTTTGGTGGTAAGCAGAGATCTCTATGAGTACTTGCTACTGAACTTTCTTCATGGTGGCTACTTTGAGAGAGTGATGGAGATCATTGACCTTATGAAGGAGCATGGCATGTACACTGACAAGTGGTTGTACAGGAGTGAGTTTGTAAAACTTCATAAGAATCTATATAGGAATTTAAAGGCATCAGAAGCCAGAACTGAGgctcaaagaaaaagaattaaatatGTTGAGAGATTTAGAAAATGGGCAGGAGTTGATTGA
- the LOC117634139 gene encoding peptide chain release factor 1 isoform X1: MRSETWRSLIRPAMAAFSCPLRILRSYTTGAELEPQLSPKLIKIMEQRLSLIEQRSACLQNLINQPDASAEEYARANKELRKLSASMDLINQLRSNSKEIDGLRSLMDECSQDKDMIDMANNELGQAIDEERRLHASLLKSLLPKDDADERDCILEVRAGTGGEEASLFAMDIFKMYDRFSHKKGWKFEVVDITESDLKGYKEASAAISGADVYGKLKFESGIHRVQRVPVTEKSGRIHTSAVSVAILPQADEVDVHLRNEDLRIDTYRSGGSGGQHANTTNSAVRITHIPTGLTVAIQDERSQHMNKAKGLKVLCAKLYEIERSRIQSSRSKLRSQQIGSGDRSERIRTYNFPQGRVTDHRVGITHHSINDVMQGENLDVFIDALLLQEEMDAIASFSSS; encoded by the exons ATGAGAAGTGAGACTTGGCGTAGTTTGATTCGACCAGCAATGGCTGCCTTTTCCTGCCCTCTTCGAATTCTTCGCTCTTACACAACGG GAGCAGAATTGGAGCCTCAACTGTCCCCAAAGCTCATAAAGATCATGGAGCAGAGGCTGTCGCTTATCGAGCAGAGGAGTGCTTGTcttcaaaatctcataaacCAG CCTGATGCCTCGGCTGAAGAGTATGCGAGGGCTAACAAGGAGCTTCGGAAACTCAGCGCTTCCATGGACCTTATAAATCAATTAAGATCCAACAGCAAG GAGATTGATGGTTTGAGGTCTCTCATGGATGAATGTTCTCAAGATAAAGACATGATTGATATGGCAAACAATGAATTGGGTCAGGCCATTGACGAAGAAAGAAGATTGCATGCTTCGTTACTCAAGTCCCTGCTTCCTAAGGATGATGCTGATGAGAGGGATTGCATACTGGAGGTTAGAGCAG GAACTGGTGGGGAGGAGGCTTCTTTATTTGCAATggacatattcaaaat GTATGATAGATTCTCGCACAAGAAAGGCTGGAAATTTGAAGTGGTGGATATTACCGAGTCTGATCTTAAAGGATATAAG GAAGCTAGTGCAGCAATCTCAGGAGCTGATGTTTATGGGAAACTGAAATTTGAGAGTGGGATTCACAGAGTTCAG CGAGTTCCTGTGACAGAGAAGTCTGGACGTATTCACACTAGTGCTGTTTCTGTTGCTATCCTCCCTCAAGCTGATGAG GTAGATGTCCACCTGAGGAACGAGGATTTGAGAATTGATACTTATAGATCTGGTGGTTCAGGTGGTCAGCATGCAAATACCACCAACAGTGCTGTTAGAATAACTCATATTCCAACTGGCCTGACTGTAGCCATACAAGATGAGCGATCCCAACATATG AACAAGGCCAAGGGGCTTAAGGTGCTGTGTGCAAAGCTTTATGAGATAGAGAGGTCTAGAATCCAGAGCAGTCGGTCAAAACTTAGATCACAACAG ATTGGTAGTGGGGATAGATCCGAACGCATCCGTACATACAACTTTCCTCAAGGGCGTGTAACTGATCATCGTGTTGGCATCACTCATCATTCAATAAATGATGTGATGCAAGGAGAGAATCTGGATGTATTTATTGATGCGCTTCTTTTGCAGGAGGAGATGGATGCGATTGCTTCTTTTAGTTCTTCCTAG
- the LOC117634139 gene encoding peptide chain release factor 1 isoform X2 has translation MRSETWRSLIRPAMAAFSCPLRILRSYTTELEPQLSPKLIKIMEQRLSLIEQRSACLQNLINQPDASAEEYARANKELRKLSASMDLINQLRSNSKEIDGLRSLMDECSQDKDMIDMANNELGQAIDEERRLHASLLKSLLPKDDADERDCILEVRAGTGGEEASLFAMDIFKMYDRFSHKKGWKFEVVDITESDLKGYKEASAAISGADVYGKLKFESGIHRVQRVPVTEKSGRIHTSAVSVAILPQADEVDVHLRNEDLRIDTYRSGGSGGQHANTTNSAVRITHIPTGLTVAIQDERSQHMNKAKGLKVLCAKLYEIERSRIQSSRSKLRSQQIGSGDRSERIRTYNFPQGRVTDHRVGITHHSINDVMQGENLDVFIDALLLQEEMDAIASFSSS, from the exons ATGAGAAGTGAGACTTGGCGTAGTTTGATTCGACCAGCAATGGCTGCCTTTTCCTGCCCTCTTCGAATTCTTCGCTCTTACACAACGG AATTGGAGCCTCAACTGTCCCCAAAGCTCATAAAGATCATGGAGCAGAGGCTGTCGCTTATCGAGCAGAGGAGTGCTTGTcttcaaaatctcataaacCAG CCTGATGCCTCGGCTGAAGAGTATGCGAGGGCTAACAAGGAGCTTCGGAAACTCAGCGCTTCCATGGACCTTATAAATCAATTAAGATCCAACAGCAAG GAGATTGATGGTTTGAGGTCTCTCATGGATGAATGTTCTCAAGATAAAGACATGATTGATATGGCAAACAATGAATTGGGTCAGGCCATTGACGAAGAAAGAAGATTGCATGCTTCGTTACTCAAGTCCCTGCTTCCTAAGGATGATGCTGATGAGAGGGATTGCATACTGGAGGTTAGAGCAG GAACTGGTGGGGAGGAGGCTTCTTTATTTGCAATggacatattcaaaat GTATGATAGATTCTCGCACAAGAAAGGCTGGAAATTTGAAGTGGTGGATATTACCGAGTCTGATCTTAAAGGATATAAG GAAGCTAGTGCAGCAATCTCAGGAGCTGATGTTTATGGGAAACTGAAATTTGAGAGTGGGATTCACAGAGTTCAG CGAGTTCCTGTGACAGAGAAGTCTGGACGTATTCACACTAGTGCTGTTTCTGTTGCTATCCTCCCTCAAGCTGATGAG GTAGATGTCCACCTGAGGAACGAGGATTTGAGAATTGATACTTATAGATCTGGTGGTTCAGGTGGTCAGCATGCAAATACCACCAACAGTGCTGTTAGAATAACTCATATTCCAACTGGCCTGACTGTAGCCATACAAGATGAGCGATCCCAACATATG AACAAGGCCAAGGGGCTTAAGGTGCTGTGTGCAAAGCTTTATGAGATAGAGAGGTCTAGAATCCAGAGCAGTCGGTCAAAACTTAGATCACAACAG ATTGGTAGTGGGGATAGATCCGAACGCATCCGTACATACAACTTTCCTCAAGGGCGTGTAACTGATCATCGTGTTGGCATCACTCATCATTCAATAAATGATGTGATGCAAGGAGAGAATCTGGATGTATTTATTGATGCGCTTCTTTTGCAGGAGGAGATGGATGCGATTGCTTCTTTTAGTTCTTCCTAG